The DNA window GGCAGCAAAGTCCTTTCGGTATTTTTCAACACCGTTACCAAGCACCTATAAACAAGAATACCAAAAACAGCTGACAAAAGCTATTTTActtaatattaatatcttcacagcaaataaaaacattttcgatattaactgattttttgatttcaaggGGAAACTGGATTTTTTAGGGGAAATATCGACTGATTGAGATTTTTTAGGGGGAAAGCAAAATATTCATCTGGCAACACTGTATCTTTTCACTGTGGCAGTTAGAGATGGAGAAACATCGATGTTCgcaaacatcgatgttttcgATGTTTTCAAAAAGAACATCGAGtgaaacatcgatgttttgaaaaaaaaaaatgtttttttgtttcttattaGTAGAGAATATAGCGCAAATGAAAGgctaatatttttcaaattataacAAAGAAACAAAGGCTTTATtcgcaattaaataaaaacaaaagattaTCCGAATTCTAAGAGAtcatcatattcacattttgGTACgattaattaagaaaaaatatcttgattTTTGTTAATAAACATTATATTGTCCACTACACCAGGCTTGAGCCTTGTGCGCCGATCCGACACTTTCTGTCCAGCTTTGCTGAAGCACCTTTCGGACTCACACGATGTTCCTGGTACACAAAGGTATTTAAGTGCAACCTGTTGCAGCGATTCGTATATATCTGCTCTTGTctataacaaaaaagaatactttaaaatttgtgaTACTAACTTCATCAAAAATCACCTTCCAATATTTTAGTGGGTCGCATGTTTCAGGCTCGTTTTGGGTTTCGAGATGTTGTCTTAGTAGGATCACAGCGTCGGCTCGCGGTGAATTTATCTTCGCTTTTAATTTAGAATCAAGGAATGAAAATTCCTTGGAGGGGCCGTGTTCAACTGGTGGTGTAGGCTCCATCGGCGGTGTGGATTTTTCCATTGGAGATTTCTTGATTATACTGTGGTGTTCCCGCTCCAAAGCTTTAGCCGCTTGCTCAGCATTGTAGGGTGATTCAAACCCGTCTTTTTTGAAGCGAGGATCAATAATTATGGCAATGCGGGGCACTGTTCGCGTTTCATAATGTCCGAATCGAGTTCTCATGTTGGCGTTTAAAGTGTTAAAAGCGATTGTGGCTTCAACGGAAACGAGTTCGTTTTTTGGGTCAGTATTCTGACGCTTTCACTACAAATGTATCCAATCGCGTCGGCTGTGAATCTTTTTGGACTACACCAATGTTTTTGTGGATCCTTCTTAAATGGTCCAACAAATTTGTTATGTTGCCACCCGTCCTTAAGATTTTATCGCAATACATGCATATCGCTTTGTTTGTGTCAgcagttttattaaaatggttCCACACATTGGAACATCCACGCTTTCTCTTCGATGGCGGAGACGAGGATTCGCAGTTTTCCTTAGTTGTTCCTGGAATTAGCAAAAGGTATTAGTAGTCAAAAATATGTGTGTTAGTTTATAAATCCTTACGGTTTAGGAAGTTCTACATGGTTTATATCCACCGCCGTTTTCCTCCTACACCACCAGTTGaatatctaaaaaaatatgtcaatATAGTAGATAATTAAAGttataaacacatttttcGCTTATATACCTTCCGCACGTTTCtcaaaaatttgttatgtGACAAAAACATCGATTGTGGCAaaaaaaacatcgatgttttcatCGATGTTTCTCCACCTCTAGTGGCAGTGTTGTTTCAATAAAAAGATAACTGTAAAGTAATTCGAAGCATAAATGGCTCTTATAAAGGTATATGATGCTGCCACAGTCTTTAAGCACTTGGGCGGCATTCTTAATGTGTACAAGCCCGCAGGCATGAAGGTGAAGCACGTGCGCAATGCTATTCTGAACAACATTTGCAAGGGTATTACCAATAAGACGAAAACTAACactaaataataatgaaactAAATATGGCTCTGTTACAGGACTCAACGAAATGGAGCAGCGGGAGCCACGTAAATCGCGGGAAGACAGACCCCTCCTGGGCACAAGAACAGCCGCTGATCCCGTGCTGCACAATGTTGCTTGCAGGACGGATCTCTCAGATCACGTTCTTTCCGCTGGACCTCGATACCTTCCTAAAGACCTGAGCTGCTCCACAGTGTCCAGCCTGGGGGATTACACCAGCGGAGTCCTTCGTAAGTTAAGTTAAGCCGACCAGAATCAGGAATAACGACCTTTTTGCAGTTTTTGGGATCAATAAGGGAACAGGCCAGTCTAGCAGAATACGGAAAAACAGGCCTGTACGAGTCTACCATATAACCGGCCGCCTTGGCTGCGCTACAGAGAACCACTTACCAGACTCACGGGTCACTATGCGAGCAAACCATCGGCACGTGTCTGCGGACAGGATCAGCGGTCTGGCCGCCTCCATGCAGGCCTCGCACCAGCGCAAAATGTTTGAGCTCTGCGGCGTCGATTTGCAAACACAGGAGGCATACGAAATGGCCTGTAGGGGGCTCCTCCGTCCAGCGAACGAAAACCAGCCCATTGTTTACGGCATAAAGCTAATCCACTTTGACAGGCCTCACTTTACCTTAGAACTGCATTCTATCAATGAGACGCAGGACTATCTAACCGCCCTAGTGCACGACTTAGCCTTGGAACTACGCACTGCCGCGCATTGCTCCCAGCTACGATGCGTCCGGCACGCTCACTTCGATGTTAGGGATAGTTTGCTCAGAAACTCTTGGCACTTGCCAGGCATTATAAAGAACTTACGCCATCAGGGAGACATCCTACGCGCGCACCCACAACTTCTACGACAGCACCGAGTCGTGCTAAAAGCTACGTACTAATTagataacaaataaaatacaaatttgtaaTTGAGAGTTAAGAATTTCCAGTAGAGTTTTGGTGCACAGGGGTTGACAGGAAGGGTATAAGCGTGAGGTTGGTCATTTTATTAGGGAAACAGCAACGGCCGCGTTGTTTTAGTCTAGTGCTGAAATGTCAATTTACATCTTTTCGAATAAATGAATACTACGTTAAGCACAATGTGAACTACAACACCTTAAACTTTTGACAATGTTGAAAGACGCACATTACTTTAAGATTTTAAGCGTCATAACTTTgcattgttaaaatttaagtattGACCAACGTAAGGAGGATTAGTAATTCCCCTATACATTTTCCCACAGGGATCCGTCCACCTGGTGGTGGTCCGTGGGGTTTTGCCGTTTTGAAGATTTCCCAGTTAGTTCCCAATCAAAATTTGATAAGTTTTTATGCGATAGTTTGCTGGTGATTTTTGGGTGCAACTCTGAGATCTTCTATTTAACAGTgaaaattaaagaattcacAAACAAAACCTCAACAATGAATTGCGTTTTTATCGGTATAATCGATATTTCCTAAGCATCGATGTTTCTTTGGCCACTATCGTTAGTTTTGAACGTATCTACATTGAAGAAAACGTGTAAGAACAATTGGGCTTTGTAtctcattttcatttattttattaagtcCTTGATcacatgaaaaaaatttcaataatttaaaaaggaaCGGTGGACTTGGATGTAGGCGTAAATAGCGCTGGGCAAACAAGTGAAAATGTATACACACATGCGTatgttttgattaaaaaaatattaagttttCGCGAATTAATACAAGTACtcataacatttttgttgtttgttttactATTTTAGTAACATCGACTGACGATATGGAGAAAGAAATGGAGATTGAAGTACAGCATACGACAAAACGCAAAAGGAAAACATCGCTGGTTTGGAAGgtcttaaataaatgtaaagaGAGCAATATGTCGATATGCAATCAGATTGCATCCGAAAGAAGATGCgaatcaaaatcaaatttcTTTGATAAGCTCTTGTTCTTTAAGAAGAATCAAACACAtgtctaaaaaataaacttgtttattgttggttttatattttaattgaaaacttCCCTGTTTCATCAAACATCGATTGTTTATCAGCtctaattattaattattattaattttacagTCGATAATGCGAAGATTTTAAAGTTCACACGCAATGCATGCGTGGTCCTACCTTTAAGAATTGAAAAATTGAATCAATTAAAAGACGAATCTGCTGGTGcgtgaagaaaaaaaaaataatcaaaccAAACCTGTAGCTTTTGCGCCTCCCATTTTCAAAAGTAAAACTCTGATTGCCACAGAGCACTTCCACCGTCAGCGTCTTCCGAATTCTAGTACTGAGAACTAGGCTTACGTCTGAGAAGTTCTGGTATAAGCgcattacttattttattttcataacgCTCGTGACATATGTACCTACACGTAAGTATTCTCAGAAAGGGTTACATAATCTTAGTTTGGAG is part of the Drosophila biarmipes strain raj3 chromosome 2R, RU_DBia_V1.1, whole genome shotgun sequence genome and encodes:
- the LOC127011034 gene encoding E3 SUMO-protein ligase ZBED1-like, which translates into the protein MRTRFGHYETRTVPRIAIIIDPRFKKDGFESPYNAEQAAKALEREHHSIIKKSPMEKSTPPMEPTPPVEHGPSKEFSFLDSKLKAKINSPRADAVILLRQHLETQNEPETCDPLKYWKTRADIYESLQQVALKYLCVPGTSCESERCFSKAGQKVSDRRTRLKPGVVDNIMFINKNQDIFS
- the LOC108035517 gene encoding pseudouridylate synthase TRUB2, mitochondrial isoform X2, which translates into the protein MFLVHKGLNEMEQREPRKSREDRPLLGTRTAADPVLHNVACRTDLSDHVLSAGPRYLPKDLSCSTVSSLGDYTSGVLLFGINKGTGQSSRIRKNRPVRVYHITGRLGCATENHLPDSRVTMRANHRHVSADRISGLAASMQASHQRKMFELCGVDLQTQEAYEMACRGLLRPANENQPIVYGIKLIHFDRPHFTLELHSINETQDYLTALVHDLALELRTAAHCSQLRCVRHAHFDVRDSLLRNSWHLPGIIKNLRHQGDILRAHPQLLRQHRVVLKATY
- the LOC108035517 gene encoding pseudouridylate synthase TRUB2, mitochondrial isoform X1; the encoded protein is MALIKVYDAATVFKHLGGILNVYKPAGMKVKHVRNAILNNICKGLNEMEQREPRKSREDRPLLGTRTAADPVLHNVACRTDLSDHVLSAGPRYLPKDLSCSTVSSLGDYTSGVLLFGINKGTGQSSRIRKNRPVRVYHITGRLGCATENHLPDSRVTMRANHRHVSADRISGLAASMQASHQRKMFELCGVDLQTQEAYEMACRGLLRPANENQPIVYGIKLIHFDRPHFTLELHSINETQDYLTALVHDLALELRTAAHCSQLRCVRHAHFDVRDSLLRNSWHLPGIIKNLRHQGDILRAHPQLLRQHRVVLKATY